TGACATTGGCATTATCGTTATTTTTATACCAACATTTTACACCTGCTGAATTTAAAGAAATAGCTCCTGTACCTTTTTGTCTTCCTGTGGCTATTGGTCTTGCAACCAATAACCATGATTGTAGATTCGCCTGTGCATTAGTAAAAGCAACACCAGACATATCTGTTAAAGTTAATTGATAATATGGATTATTAAGAGGATATGTGGCGCCACCCAATTGAGTTAAATTAGCCCCAAAGAAACTATGATTCACCAACCGATAAGTTTCCAAATTTTGTGCAACATTCATAATATGGGTTTGCACATCTACCCTATTCCCTCTTTTAACATATTCTGAATAATTAGGAATCGCTATCGCAGCCAAAATAGCGACTACAGCGACTATAATCATCAGCTCCAATAATGTAAAACCAATTTGCTTACCAATCTTCACTTCCATCTGCTATTGCCCCACAATCTGTAAATGTTACTTTAGACGCCACCTTATTTTTACACCTAAGCCCCTGATTATTAAATAAATATGTGAAATTTTTCACATCTTGTGGAACAGCTTTCATTACCCATGCAGAACCATCTGTGGCTAAATTGGTGGTCGCTGTTGCTTGAACAGTAATTGTATATTTAAGTGGATCTCCAACATTTATTGAAATAGGGGTATACAATCTGTAGCTAAAATTTCTAGATTTATAACGTTCCAAATCCTGGGCTATGCGTTGCATTTCCGCCTCAGCCAATGAAGCATTGCTTCTGAGTATGTATTGCTGATAACTTGGGTAAGCAATTGCAGCAAGTACTGCAATCATAACGACCACAATCATCAACTCAATAAGTGTAAAACCATTTTTTAAATTCATTTTTCACCTATTTAGCATACCAATTCATTGGTTTTGTTTGGGCGATACATTTCCATTCGCCCGTACCTTGAAGATTATCTGCCAACTGTAAACCACCACAATTTCCATCTGAATCTTTTGGTGCAAATGTACTTCCTAAAATCCCCTGCCCGACAGGTGGGCTAACAGTCTCGCCAGAGACCTTATCTGAGTCTCGTCCTGGACGATAACCTGTTTTATTTTCTACAGTATTGTTAAGTGTTACATTCGTACCAGTTCCTGTTATACAGACACCAAATGGCAAACAATAATATTGACGGTAAGTTTCTCCAATAACTCGAACCTGACATGGATCTGGATTTGGATTAATAATTTCGCTTTCTGGATCATAAACTGTCGCGACCAAAGTGTTAGCTATCGCAATTAATGGTTCAAAAGCTTTAATCCCACCTAATTGTCGATAACTATTATTTGCTCTTTCTGTGCCTTGCGAATTACTCGATAAAGAACGATACCAACCATAACGAGTTGCTGTCGTTACCGTAGCCACATAAGGAATGAGTTGATTCTTTAATGTAGAAAAACTACTATTTCGAACAATAACTTGAGGATTTTGTATAAGACTTGCTAAAGTCAAATCTTTAATCGCCAATGCATAATCAGTTGCATAATTTGTATTTAAATCTTTTTTCAGAGCATCCGTATCCATAATGGCATAAATATTATTTGCCAATTGACCCGTTAATGCCGTAGGTAATGATGAGGGACGTGCACGCCCTAAAGGTGCAACATCTAATGGTGAACTACGATCACCAGATGCAGCCGTCATTAATACAAACCTTTTCCCTTGCTCACGATGCATGGTTAATGTAGGTGCTTCGTAAAAACGTGGATTATTACCATTCGTAATATTTGTACCTGCTGCATTTGTCGCTAAATTTGCAACTTTAACAACACGTACACCAAAACTTTCATTATTTGATGTTTTATTTTTATTATTTAAATCAACACGGAAAACTTGCCCTCCAAGATCTCCAAAATATAAATGATCTACTAAGCCATCAGCATCTGTATCTAATGTAGAGATATCACTTACAATACTATGTTTCATATCTGCATTATTTTTATCCGCATTCGTATTACTCACCCAGAATAAGCGGTCTCCTGTTTCAGCATCAACAACATAAACTGCATTACCTTTTGCCTCTGTTCTGTTTGAACATTGTGCTTGGAAAGTCGGACTTTTTGATGCATCTGCTGTGTAATCTGTACCAAGTTTAAATCGTGGATCTTCATAACATGTGTCATAACCACCACTAATAAACATAACTCGCTTAATCACACCATTAATTCGAATATTCCCTAGTACCGGTTTCGACCAAGATTGCCCCATACGACTATATGCCGATTGATCAGCACTAATTCTAAATAAAAACTTCGGTGAAGTTTTTGTCGTAATATCTAGGCCGTAGTAACTACTACCACCCATACGTAAACCGCCATACACATACATTTTCTCAGCAACAATCTTTGTTACAGCGGTATCCCCTGAACCCACCTGCTCATATTTATATGTTGGATCAGCGACCCAAGCCGCATCTGTGCCTGCTGCAACACCGACTGTAGATGTTTCATCCTTTTTCAAAGCTAAAGATTGTACTGGGTCAGATAAAATATCCGATGGAATAAATGCAAATTGTTCCGCTCCAGTATCTGCATCTACTAAATGTAGCCCCCCCTCCATTGTTCCAAATAAGATTGATTGACTACGTGCAGACTGTAATTCGCCATCACTATTTAATACCCCTGCATAAGTGACTTGCACGGGTAGTGAATGAGAAATCCCTCCTAAGCTATTCCATTCTTTTCCTTGTTCTTGCAAAGGCACAGTGGTTAAATCTGTTGGTAAAGCAGTATCATTTAAATCAATTTTAAAACCTAAATAGTTAAGTATTTTACGTTTTAATAAATTAGTAAATTTTGAGGTTACTGCATTTTCATTTAGATTTGTTATTGTCGTTGCTAAAGTAGAGTTTGCCACTTCTGGTAAACGCAATAAATTAGCCCCTTTAGATAATTGGGAAGTTAAATTATCATTCGTATCTAATTTAAAATTGGTATAAAGATTACGTACTTGAGTTGGTGCACTAACAATCGGCATTGGGATGTTTTTATAAGCACCACCTTTATAGACACTTCCTCCTTCATCAGCACCTACATTTCCCCAAAGATCATTAATCCCTGTATTAAACTTACCTTTATTATCTAATACTAATGAAGAGGTGGTGGATGTACCTTCAGCTAAAGCACCATTCACAATATCATATTTTTTTAAATTCCCAGCCCACAATACATCTGTGCTACCTGGTCTTGGTTGAAATGCTCGAACATAACCATACGATGTAACTCCCGTTGGATTTAAATCATCAATAGGTACAGACCAAGCACCTGTCGTTAATGGCTCAATTGTTCCTGTATCTAAATTATTTAAAGCAGCCAATACACTATTTGTAACATCTACAGCATCTTTTGCTTGGAAAAATCCACCATTACCAAAACCAGTCATACTATTCCGAAATATTGTATTTGGTTTTTCGGTTTTATCCTTATTATAGAATGAACAATCATCACCCTCTTTAGCTGAACCAAGCTGACATGCATTACGTGTGTCTACTGACAAACTAGAAGACATCGCTCCTTCAAATTCTTTACCAAAACCAACGAAAGCTGTCTGTATCGGGCGCTGCTTAGGATTAGTTTCTGCATATAGGCTTCTTGCAAAAGCCCCCATACACTTCCAACCACTCCCCGAATGACTATTCATTAAACCATTAGAGACGTCGCATGAAAAAGAGCTTTGATTTAAGGCTTTTGCCATAATATTGGCAGAGTTAGTATCACTTGTATTATTTGGCTGCCCATCAGATAAAATATATACCCCTTGCCCATCACAAGTTGCAGCAGTCGTAGGTAAGGGACTGCTATAAGCTGTTCTCCCTAAATTTTTTGCTGTATCAGTGGATTTAGAAAAGCCACTATTATTACCAACATTTGTACTTACTGTTGTTGTGCCTAACAAATAAGCTGCTGCTTCAGCATAGGCATGTGAAGTCGGTGTGGACCATCCTGCAGACAACGCAGCAATCGCTTTTTTTAGATCCTTACGATGAGCTGAATTAACAGCACCTAAGGGTTTTGCTGGTACTTTAATAACTCCGGATACACTATCTTCCGCAGAGTAATAACCCAAGCCAATATAGGCTTTTTCCAATTTGGCATCTGTACTATTTAAAAGCGCAAACATGCCATCTTTTAAACGAGATAATCGATCATAATAAAATTTGGGGTTATTACGCTGTTTACAGTAAACTCGTGTATAAGAAATATCACTAAACACGCTATCTGTTACTGTCTCTGTACTATATTTTGTCCTCCCATAAACCCCAGAACTACATGTTTGATAAGTAAAAATATCTGGATAATCTGCAACAATTGAATGGTTTGCTGAGTTATCTGCAAGAACACCCATACTCCCTGAACGATCTAGCATCATAATTAATGTTTTTTGACCTGCTGTACCAGGGCCTGCATAAATTTGTAAATCTGATGCTTGCAATAAAGATGGTACGGCAACCAGGATGCTACCACTCATCATTACTTTTAATAGGTAACTTAGATATGTTTTTTTCATTTCCATTCTCCACCTTCCGGCTAGTGAGAAAATCTATTTAATTAAAATATGCTTTATTCAGGTTTAGAAACTTCGATGAGCGTATTTGCCAATACAAATTCTTGCGTTTGCGATACCACCGGAATTCCATAATCAGATATACAATCTTTTAAAGTTCGTAATGATGGATGTTCAGTATTATCATTTAATCTTGGTTTAGATGTACTTAAACACTCACTTTGGACTGTGCTTATAGAAGCAGTTGAATATGCAGGTAACATCGAAGTTGTAGTAATCCTTACACGTTGACTACCTGTAATTTGTGCACCTAAATGAGCTGCTCCACTTGCATTAGTTCCTTCGGGTAAATATTCACCTTTCTCTGTCTCACCGGCACTCTCTGTAATCAATGAAATTGCAACTTGAGTCACAACACCTGTTCTTGCGCTCCCAAAATCGGCATTCAGATCACAAAAACTACTATTTGTACCAGAAATTAAACGCATAACATCACTTGTAATGGCTGTTCCCGTCGTACTATAGGGTGAGATTTGCGCAACATTATTAATAGGGGCAAAATTTTTCTGTGATTGTGGACGATAACAAAATATATATTCTCGATCGGGCAAACTATTATTAATCGCTAAACCCACTACATTATCCAAACGTCGCAATACCACAGGTGACTTATTACGCATAATATATAAGGGTAAATCGGATGACTGAGTAAGTAGCTGACGTACTTGACTATTGCTTGCAATTCGCAAACTTGTTATAGAATATTTTACTGCTAATGCACCGATTCCAGTGACTAAAAGTAAAATAATCATAATTGTAATCAGTGTCATACCGTTTTGTTGTGCTAATGATTGGGTAGTTCTCATAGTTTATCTCCCAAAGCATTACGCAAAGCTATTGTAGTGACATATACATTGCGTACAAATTTATTCGTTACACCTTTTGTAGTTGGTGTATTTAAAGTGACGGCTCTTCCGAAAATTTCATATGTCGATAGCGTAATGGGTGCTGTTCTCACTTCATTTTGTGAGCGAATTAGCACTGCCATTTTAATCATTTCAATCGAAGGTACTTCCTGAGCAGGTTGTGCATTTCTTGCTGCTGCGGCTGCTGCTATATATTCATCTACTGTATAATAACGATAATTATTACCTGTACGTGCACCCAATAGAAAACCAAAATAATCTACATTAGGAATAATAATTTCACCTATGTTAGTCGTCCCAAACCCTGTCAAAAACGTCGGGTTTGCATTTGGAATATCTAATGGAGTATTGGCTACACAGGCTAAACCTAAGCTTGTAATATTTGTATCATGATCCGTTTTATTATTTTCTTGACGTAAGAAGTATCTCTGTACAACTCTATCGCCTTTGCGAACATTCTCACCTACGCAATTTTGCATATCTGTTGGTGCAACAAATTGTATTGTTAATTGATCACTCGCAAGACTTACATTACTTAAACCACTAGATCTCGTGACAATTGTATTTGCAAAAGCAGTTGTCGCATTTGCATTACCTATAGCCAAATTAATATTGGTTTGTGTGGGCAAACCTGTTGTAAAAACAACTCCCCCTTTTACAGTTTGATCATTTAAGTTTCGATTTTCGACATTACCATAATTCGCCAACCTCACATGATTTGCTATATATTCGAGACCAAAAATTCCCCCATCCTGAACTTGTGCTACACTTTGTTGTAAACGAGAATTTTTCAAACTGTTTAAAAAAATAGCTAAACCAGCAGCTACAATTAATAAGCCTAGTGCAATAGCAACCATCAACTCAACTAATGTGAAACCTTTTTGTTTTTTAATTATCATTTTTAATAGCTCTCCATCATCAAGCAGTTTGAAGAAGCAACATAAACACCTGTATTACTCATACAGCTAGTCACATTTAAATTTGCTGCAGTTCCAGTCAGTGTCGTATCTTTCCAAACACTAAAAATACATAAACGTCTATCTGCAACAGGTGTATTTGTAGCAATTCCTGGACAAGTTGCTATACCTAAACTCAACCCCTGTATAGCCGCTTGTCGTGCTATGGCATAGGACTCAAAAGTTGAAAGTTGTGCAGGAGTACAAACCGTAGTATTGCAATTTACTGTCGCTGTCGGTTTTGAAGATGCCAAAAGATAAGTATTTACATCAGTCACATAATTTGCTTTAGCTGTATTATTTACACGAATACTTTCAGAGAGTGACTGCATTAAATGCACAGCTTGTGTTTTAAAAACAGAATCTTGAGAAGCTTCAATAGCTCTGACTTGTAAAGCAACAAAACCCAGAACTGCAATAACCAAAATAACCAAAGCAACTATTACTTCTATTAATCCAACACCTTTTTGTATTTGTAAATTCATCAACATGTCCCCTCAGCCAACGTAGTAATAGAGCCCATACGAGTAAGCTGTAAACGCCTAGAAATACCTAAATCTGCATGACAAATAGAAAAAGACATCGTGGTCTGATTAAAGTTTTTTACACCTCCAGTTGGCTCAAAAACAATATTCGTTACACTCCCACTTTCTAAAGAAACTTCGCTTATATTAGAATTCCAATTCAGTAAAGTAGCTGTATTAGCATCATTAGAATTGAGTTTTAACTCAACATCTTGTCGTATATTCACTGCCTGACTTCTTGCATCAGTTATTGCAAGTGAAAGCTCTCTAAAGGCTGTATCTAATTGTCGTTGCTTAATTGTATTCACAAAAGATGGCATAGCCAGTGCAGCAATAATCGCTAAAACAGCAAGCGTAACCATAAGCTCTATTAAGGTGAATCCCCTGTTTTTTTGCATTCTTCCTTCACCGACAAAACTTTATTATTATCTATATTTTAATAACAATTTATACAAAACCAATACATAGTAGACAAATGGCACAAAAAAACCGATAACTGTTTAATAATTATCGGCAATAAAGGTGAGTTAAATTCTAAGCCTGTGTAACTTGAATTCTTAATTCTTTAGGTAAACTAAACGTAATATTTTCTTCACGCCCATCTAATTCTTGTGGTGCTTCTGCGCCCCAGTCCTGTAAACGTTGAATAACCTGCTTAATTAAAATTTCTGGTGCCGATGCGCCTGCCGTCACACCAATTTTCTCAATGCCAGCAAACCATTCTTTTTTTAATTCATCTGCATTGTCAACTAAATACGCATGTTTCCCCATACGTTGTGCCAACTCACGTAAACGGTTAGAGTTGGATGAGTTTGGTGAACCCACCACAAGTACAACATCACATTGCTGTGCCAAATCTCGAACAGCATCTTGACGATTTTGTGTGGCATAACAAATGTCGTCTTTGCGTGGCCCTTGAATATTGGGGAATTTTCCACGCAATGCGTCAATTACTTTTGCTGTATCGTCAATGGATAAAGTCGTTTGAGTAACAAATGCAACTTTATTCGGATTTTCTACCTGTAGAGACTCAACGTCGTCTTCATCTTCAACCAGATAAATATGTCCACCATTTTTGGTGTCATATTGTCCCATTGTGCCTTCAACCTCAGGATGTCCTTCATGACCAATCAGAATCGCTTCCGTACCTTCACGTGCGTACTTGGTCACTTCAATATGAACCTTGGTAACTAAGGGACAGGTTGCATCAAAGACTTTTAAGCCACGGCGCTCAGCTTCTTGTTGTACAGCCTTAGATACCCCATGTGCACTAAAAATAACAATATTATTATCAGGGACTTCATCAAGCTCATCAACAAAGATTGCGCCTCGCTGACGCAAGTCATCCACCACAAATTTGTTATGTACCACTTCATGACGGACATAAATCGGCGGGTTAAAACATTCAAGTGCACGATTGACGATCGCAATTGCACGGTCTACACCTGCACAAAAACCACGTGGATTGGCCAATACAATTTTCATAACACCCTCAAGGCTCACTCAAAGTTTCAATAAAATTTATTCAGAAAATGACAAACAATATTCAAAAGCTATTTTGTTTGTGCGCACTCTACTCTAAAATAGAGAAGATATTTTATCATATCAGGAAAAATATCATGTCGGGTCTATTGTTTGTCGTTTCTGCTGCATCAGGAACAGGCAAAACATCTCTCGTGAAAGCCCTGCTTGAGCGTGTAAGTAATTTGCACGTTTCTGTTTCTCACACTACACGTGGTCAACGTGTGGGTGAACTCGAAGGCGTTCATTACCATTTCACCAGTAAAGAAATTTTTCTTGAGCAGGTCAATCAAGGCGGTTTCATCGAATATGCTGAAGTTTTTGGTAATTATTATGGTACGTCTCAAGCGACTGTACGAGAACAATTGACCAAAGAACATGATGTTTTACTTGAAATTGATTGGCAAGGCGCTGAGCAAGTTCGTAAACTTTTTCCTGAATCAAAACAAATTTTTATTCTCCCTCCCACTCAATTTGATTTACGTCAACGCTTGTCAAATCGTGGCACAGACTCGGTAGAAGTGATTGAGCATCGCTTAAGCTGCGCCGTAGAAGATATGCAACAATATGTCAATTTTGATTATATTATTATCAATGATGACTTTAATAAAGCACTGCATGACCTTGAATCTGTGATCAATGCCAATCGCCTTAAACTCAGTCAACAAGCAAATCGTCATCAAGCTTTAATTGAGAAATTAATTACACCTGAACCTAAATGAGTGTGTGATTAAACTTGAGTATAAAGTTAAAGCATTTTATACTTAACAGTCTATTTAAAAATTTACATTCATACGAGAACTCTTATGGCACGCGTAACCGTTGAAGATTGTTTAGACCATGTAGACAACCGCTTTGAGCTTGTACTAGTGGCAAGCAAACGCGCGCGTCAATTGGCACGTCAAGGCATTGAACCAACTTTAGAGTGGGACAATGACAAACCGACTGTTGTTGCTTTACGTGAAATTGCAGCAGGACATGTAACCAAAGACATTTTGAAACAACGTGATCAAGACTATCAAACCTCAAGTCTTGACCTTGCACTTTCAGTGAATAACTTAAACTTAGAAGGCTTTTCTTTCCAATAAGTTGAGCTTTCTAAAAAAGCCTAGTATTTACTAGGCTTTTTTATTGCAATTTATTTAGATAAGTAATCGACAAAATTCAAAATATTTGTTAAAAAAAATAAAGGTTTTTATTTTTTAAAATTGACAACTCATTCAATATGCTTTTCATTAAAGCATTGACGAAATATCCCTTGATTTTGTAATACGGAAATAGGTGTTCTATGCCAGGCCAAGTGGTCAGCCAAGCCAAGCAACAGCTCAATATTATTATCGACGCTTATTTAAAACCAAGCGAAGTCGAGCAAGTGCTTACGGCATGCGATTATGCAGACATCGCACATGATGGTGTGACTCGCAAAAGTGGTGAACCCTATATTCTTCATCCGATTGCGGTCAGTTGTATTTTGGCACACATGCGCATGGATGCAGAGACATTAATGGCAGCACTCTTACATGACGTCATTGAAGATACAGATTTTAGCAAAGAGGATATTGCAGAAAAATTTGGTCGTGTTGTTGCTGAACTCGTAGATGGTGTGACCAAACTCAGCCATTCAAGTGATAAAGAATACAATAAAGCAGCTTCTTTCCGAAAAATATTGCAAGCCACCTTACAAGACCCACGTGTCATTATTATTAAATTAGCAGACCGTTATCATAATATGACGACGTTAGGTTCATTACGCCCAGATAAACGTGCACGTATTGCTCAAGAAACTTTTGATGTATTTGTACCCATGGCACGTCTTGTTGGTATGAATGAGATGGCGGATAACTTAGAACATTTGTGTTATCAAAATCTTGATCTTGACATGTATAATGATGTGCAAGCATCACTCCTTACAACTAAGCCTGAACGCTGTAAATATCAAACCACATGGGAACAAAATCTAGCAGACTTATTGCATACCTATAGCATTCAAGGTCGGATCAAAAAGAAAAATAATAATATTGAATTACTTCGTCACTTTGTTAAAAATGAAATTGATTTACAAGAACTAACACATAGTCATGCCTTTGAAATTATTTTACAAAGTATTGCCGATTGTGACCGCTTGGTTGAAGCATTACGTGAAAATTTCCAAGTATTACATTACGAAGATCATATTCGTTATCCACTCCCAGGTGGAAATCAGTCGTTAATGCTACGCTTAAAAGGTGAAAAAACCACCTTATCACTGACCATTCAAACGGAGCTCATGCGTAAAGCTGCACGTTTCGGCGTGGTATTAGGCGAAAATGCACCGCAAGCGTGTCGTTCAGCCATTCAAGCTTCCATGAAAAATTTAAATATTTTGGTGGATGGGGATTGTGCCAAAACAACCTTTAATGACTTATTAGATTATTTACATCAAGAAAAAATTTGGGTCTATACACCCCATGGTCAATTGCATGAACTACCACAAGGTGCAACAGCAGTGGATTTCGCCTATTCTGCCAGTTTGTTTTTAGGCAACCATGCCGTAGGTGCAAAAATTAATGGTGAGATTAAACCGCTTTCTACACCACTACAAAGCGGTCAAGTCATTGAAGTCATCACCGATGTATTAGCAACACCTAATCCAGATTGGCTTAGTTTTATCAATACACAAAAAGCACGCCGTGCAATTCAACATATTTTAAAAGATCAGGATATTGAAGAACAACGTCTTGTCGGTCAGCAAGCACTAAATCGCGCATTAAAACTATTTAATCTTTCTGTTAAAGATCTCGCTGAGTCTGATTGGATCGATTTATTACAATGGCGACATGTCAGTAGTAAAGAAGCCCTATATGAGCAAATCGCAGTGGGCGACTTACTACCACAACTGGTGGCCAACCATCTCTTTGCCCAAGATCAAGAAGATAACGCCGCGTCTGAGCGCCTCATTCAAGGCACGGAAGGTGTCGATGTTAAATATGCACATTGCTGCAATCCTGTACTCGGCGACCCAATTCAAGGGCATATTTCACGCCGTGGTTTGATTGTGCATCGTTCACGTTGTCATAACCTACTGCACGAGCAACATTTACATCCTGAAAATATCATGCCATTGCACTGGAACTCTGAAACCGAAGATGACATCAACTTTAGTGCTTATTTAAGTATAGATTTAATTTTAAATGACGAACAAATTTCAGAATTGATTTATTTATGTCGAAAACTCAAAACTGGCGTTGAATCTGTACAAAGTCGAGATGAAAAAACTTTTGTCAATATTGTTGTTAAAGACCGCAAACAAATTGCACAAATTATTCGTGAAATTCGAATGTTGTTTGGCTTCCCACGGGTCACACGTTTAGCCATGCCGCTCGCAAGCCCACAAGTTTCTAAAGCGTGTTAATCAGATAAACCGATATACCTTTCGAGAATATCATTCATCCGATATGATGGATTGAATTGAAAAATAGGAGAAATTGATGTCCCGCCAAGTGATTCATACTGAAAATGCCCCTGCTGCGATCGGTACTTACTCTCAAGCCATTCTTGTTGGCAACACACTTTATCTCTCAGGTCAAATTGGTTTAGATCCATACAGCATGGAACTCGTAGAAGGTATTGAAGCGCAAATTCGCCGTGTATTTGATAACTTAAAAGCTGTTTGTGAAGCTGCGGGCGGTTCTCTTGCAGACATCGCAAAACTCAATATTTTCTTAACTGATTTGTCTCATTTCCAATTGGTCAATCAAATTATGGGTGAATATTTTGCACAACCTTATCCAGCACGTGCTGCACTCGGTGTTGCAAGCCTGCCTAAAAATGCTTTGGTTGAGATGGACGGCATTGTGATTATTGAAAAATAATTTATAGAAATATCAAAAATTTAAATTCAAATTAAGGTGGTGTTTCAAAAAGTATGCTGAAACAAAGCAGGTTGAATTTTGATAAAATAGAGAAATGCGAATAACTCTAGAAATCAAATGTCCAACCTGCCTCAGTGACAGTATAAAGAAAAATGGCATCAAAGTAGATGGGAAACAAAACTATCAGTGCAAAGACTGTAAACGTCAGTTTATTGGTGACCATGCTCTGAGCTATCTAGGATGTCATTCAGGCATTACTCGAAAAATATTACAGTTGATGGTCAGAGGTAGTGGTATACGAGATATCGCTGAAGTTGAGCGAATCAGTATCGGTAAAGTTTTACGTACTTTAACCGAATCGACCTACCAAATTCAGCCTAAACAAAGTCATTATGAGTCTCTTGAAGTTGATGAGTTTTGGACTTTTGTGGGAAATAAAAATAATAAACAATGGCTTATTTACGCCTACCATCGAGAAACAGGTGAGATTGTTGCTTATGTTTGGGGTAAAAGAGACTTAGCTACAGTTCAACGATTGAAGGCAAAGCTTAAACAATTAGGTATTCACTACACCCGAATTGCAAGTGATCATTGGGACAGTTTCATAACTGCTTTTAAAAACTGCAAGCAAAGTATTGGTAAATTTTTTACTGTAGGTATTGAAGGTAATAATTGCAAAATAAGGCATCGAATTAGGCGCGGTTTTAGAAGGAGTTGTAATTTTTCAAAAAAGATTGAAAACCATTTTAAAGCTTTCGACTTAACCTTTTTTTACATCAATAATGGCTTCATTTAATGTCAGCATACTTTTTGAAACACCACCCAAATTAAAATACCACCGATCAAGTGGTATTTTTTTATCCAAAAACTCAATGAACAAAATATCGATATTTAAATGAATTTCATTGACAAACGATAATAATTATCAATAATATCAATTATCGCATTTAAAC
The DNA window shown above is from Acinetobacter piscicola and carries:
- a CDS encoding PilW family protein — encoded protein: MIIKKQKGFTLVELMVAIALGLLIVAAGLAIFLNSLKNSRLQQSVAQVQDGGIFGLEYIANHVRLANYGNVENRNLNDQTVKGGVVFTTGLPTQTNINLAIGNANATTAFANTIVTRSSGLSNVSLASDQLTIQFVAPTDMQNCVGENVRKGDRVVQRYFLRQENNKTDHDTNITSLGLACVANTPLDIPNANPTFLTGFGTTNIGEIIIPNVDYFGFLLGARTGNNYRYYTVDEYIAAAAAARNAQPAQEVPSIEMIKMAVLIRSQNEVRTAPITLSTYEIFGRAVTLNTPTTKGVTNKFVRNVYVTTIALRNALGDKL
- a CDS encoding type IV pilin protein is translated as MNLKNGFTLIELMIVVVMIAVLAAIAYPSYQQYILRSNASLAEAEMQRIAQDLERYKSRNFSYRLYTPISINVGDPLKYTITVQATATTNLATDGSAWVMKAVPQDVKNFTYLFNNQGLRCKNKVASKVTFTDCGAIADGSEDW
- a CDS encoding Tfp pilus assembly protein FimT/FimU; the protein is MQKNRGFTLIELMVTLAVLAIIAALAMPSFVNTIKQRQLDTAFRELSLAITDARSQAVNIRQDVELKLNSNDANTATLLNWNSNISEVSLESGSVTNIVFEPTGGVKNFNQTTMSFSICHADLGISRRLQLTRMGSITTLAEGTC
- a CDS encoding pilus assembly protein; the protein is MKKTYLSYLLKVMMSGSILVAVPSLLQASDLQIYAGPGTAGQKTLIMMLDRSGSMGVLADNSANHSIVADYPDIFTYQTCSSGVYGRTKYSTETVTDSVFSDISYTRVYCKQRNNPKFYYDRLSRLKDGMFALLNSTDAKLEKAYIGLGYYSAEDSVSGVIKVPAKPLGAVNSAHRKDLKKAIAALSAGWSTPTSHAYAEAAAYLLGTTTVSTNVGNNSGFSKSTDTAKNLGRTAYSSPLPTTAATCDGQGVYILSDGQPNNTSDTNSANIMAKALNQSSFSCDVSNGLMNSHSGSGWKCMGAFARSLYAETNPKQRPIQTAFVGFGKEFEGAMSSSLSVDTRNACQLGSAKEGDDCSFYNKDKTEKPNTIFRNSMTGFGNGGFFQAKDAVDVTNSVLAALNNLDTGTIEPLTTGAWSVPIDDLNPTGVTSYGYVRAFQPRPGSTDVLWAGNLKKYDIVNGALAEGTSTTSSLVLDNKGKFNTGINDLWGNVGADEGGSVYKGGAYKNIPMPIVSAPTQVRNLYTNFKLDTNDNLTSQLSKGANLLRLPEVANSTLATTITNLNENAVTSKFTNLLKRKILNYLGFKIDLNDTALPTDLTTVPLQEQGKEWNSLGGISHSLPVQVTYAGVLNSDGELQSARSQSILFGTMEGGLHLVDADTGAEQFAFIPSDILSDPVQSLALKKDETSTVGVAAGTDAAWVADPTYKYEQVGSGDTAVTKIVAEKMYVYGGLRMGGSSYYGLDITTKTSPKFLFRISADQSAYSRMGQSWSKPVLGNIRINGVIKRVMFISGGYDTCYEDPRFKLGTDYTADASKSPTFQAQCSNRTEAKGNAVYVVDAETGDRLFWVSNTNADKNNADMKHSIVSDISTLDTDADGLVDHLYFGDLGGQVFRVDLNNKNKTSNNESFGVRVVKVANLATNAAGTNITNGNNPRFYEAPTLTMHREQGKRFVLMTAASGDRSSPLDVAPLGRARPSSLPTALTGQLANNIYAIMDTDALKKDLNTNYATDYALAIKDLTLASLIQNPQVIVRNSSFSTLKNQLIPYVATVTTATRYGWYRSLSSNSQGTERANNSYRQLGGIKAFEPLIAIANTLVATVYDPESEIINPNPDPCQVRVIGETYRQYYCLPFGVCITGTGTNVTLNNTVENKTGYRPGRDSDKVSGETVSPPVGQGILGSTFAPKDSDGNCGGLQLADNLQGTGEWKCIAQTKPMNWYAK
- the pilV gene encoding type IV pilus modification protein PilV, with product MNLQIQKGVGLIEVIVALVILVIAVLGFVALQVRAIEASQDSVFKTQAVHLMQSLSESIRVNNTAKANYVTDVNTYLLASSKPTATVNCNTTVCTPAQLSTFESYAIARQAAIQGLSLGIATCPGIATNTPVADRRLCIFSVWKDTTLTGTAANLNVTSCMSNTGVYVASSNCLMMESY
- a CDS encoding type IV pilin protein; protein product: MEVKIGKQIGFTLLELMIIVAVVAILAAIAIPNYSEYVKRGNRVDVQTHIMNVAQNLETYRLVNHSFFGANLTQLGGATYPLNNPYYQLTLTDMSGVAFTNAQANLQSWLLVARPIATGRQKGTGAISLNSAGVKCWYKNNDNANVTATIDNKGNPVPATTCSNQWEDR
- a CDS encoding pilus assembly protein, with protein sequence MRTTQSLAQQNGMTLITIMIILLLVTGIGALAVKYSITSLRIASNSQVRQLLTQSSDLPLYIMRNKSPVVLRRLDNVVGLAINNSLPDREYIFCYRPQSQKNFAPINNVAQISPYSTTGTAITSDVMRLISGTNSSFCDLNADFGSARTGVVTQVAISLITESAGETEKGEYLPEGTNASGAAHLGAQITGSQRVRITTTSMLPAYSTASISTVQSECLSTSKPRLNDNTEHPSLRTLKDCISDYGIPVVSQTQEFVLANTLIEVSKPE